The following are from one region of the Quercus robur chromosome 1, dhQueRobu3.1, whole genome shotgun sequence genome:
- the LOC126712113 gene encoding uncharacterized protein LOC126712113, which translates to MCKISKKNGRDPSKEVQWNSVMDDTFLHQVIIGGRVNGTFTSKAYDDIVKELVEKFDMEINKDKVKNRQKTLKNNFHECYDIFKDRLSGFGWNDSLNMWTAEPEVWEPLIASKPAAKKWMTTPIPNYSKMAQLWAKDRAKGDHAETAKEKCARYAASTTIDEIDNLISQNEVSLENFEVENDQRSPEINVARSRVSSQNAMSSKSKKRRLAEDDELGNVISQSFDNVSKAIDRAIEVMAKCFSKSYGAEVHTALGILDLDPISKTEAYIFFMENPTYKEMFFGCPDHEHKCVLLTLMSRSKN; encoded by the exons ATGTGTAAGATATCAAAGAAAAATGGTAGAGATCCAAGCAAAGAAGTACAATGGAATAGTGTTATGGATGATACTTTTTTACATCAGGTGATTATAGGTGGTAGAGTTAATGGAACTTTTACCTCTAAGGCATATGATGACATAGTGAAAGAGTTAGTTGAAAAATTTGACATGGAGATTAATAAGGATAAGGTGAAAAATCGACAGAAGACactgaaaaataattttcatgaaTGCTATGACATATTTAAAGATAGATTGAGTGGTTTTGGATGGAATGATTCTTTAAATATGTGGACAGCTGAACCAGAAGTTTGGGAGCCACTCATAGCG TCTAAACCTGCAGCCAAGAAGTGGATGACAACACCTATACCTAATTACTCTAAGATGGCACAACTTTGGGCTAAAGATAGAGCAAAAGGTGATCATGCTGAAACTGCAAAGGAGAAATGTGCTAGGTATGCTGCATCTACCACTATTGATgagattgataatttgatatctcAAAATGAAGTTTCTTTGGAGAACTTTGAAGTGGAAAATGATCAAAGGTCACCAGAAATTAATGTTGCACGTTCTCGAGTGTCATCACAAAATGCAATGTCTtctaaaagcaagaaaagaCGATTGGCAGAAGATGATGAACTCGGGAATGTAATTTCCCAATCATTTGATAATGTATCAAAGGCAATTGATAGGGCGATTGAGGTTATGGCAAAGTGCTTTTCAAAGTCATATGGAGCAGAAGTTCACACAGCTTTGGGCATATTGGACTTAGATCCAATATCAAAGACTGAGGCCtacatattttttatggaaaatccAACATATAAAGAGATGTTCTTTGGTTGCCCAGATCATGAGCACAAATGTGTCTTATTGACACTGATGTCTaggtctaaaaattaa
- the LOC126689930 gene encoding uncharacterized protein LOC126689930, which produces MNHCAIQQNAFSTREEIRSSVSVPICPKPRRLGLLNPTTFNDFPVRSLRWQLSHQTELCDSKAGTDLLDIILTKGGCGVEQGPPPVSSSPPFFCGSPPSRVANPLIQDARFGDEKLVLHSPLSPIPTPISSGLSSSSPTSRKGGCNRSNFGNKPVVRVEGFDCLDRDRRNCSIAALA; this is translated from the exons atgaacCACTGTGCGATCCAACAAAACGCGTTCTCAACACGTGAAGAGATTCGGAGCTCCGTTTCAGTTCCAATCTGCCCCAAACCTCGCCGCCTCGGTCTCTTGAATCCCACCACCTTCAACGACTTCCCCGTCAGATCCCTTAGATGGCAGCTCAG CCACCAAACTGAGCTTTGCGATTCAAAAGCAGGGACTGATCTTTTGGATATCATCCTCACAAAG GGTGGTTGTGGTGTGGAACAAGGTCCGCCACCGGTAAGCTCGTCGCCCCCATTTTTTTGCGGGTCGCCGCCGAGCAGAGTAGCTAACCCATTAATTCAGGATGCTCGATTTGGGGACGAGAAGCTCGTCCTACACTCACCTTTGTCCCCAATTCCAACACCCATTTCGTCTGGCCTATCATCGTCCTCTCCAACCTCGAGGAAAGGAGGCTGTAATCGGTCTAATTTTGGGAACAAACCAGTGGTGAGGGTTGAGGGGTTCGATTGTCTTGACAGGGATCGGCGAAATTGCAGCATCGCTGCTCTTGCTTAG